A stretch of Meiothermus sp. QL-1 DNA encodes these proteins:
- a CDS encoding V-type ATPase subunit subunit G family protein translates to MAGLGLIKSLAERERALAKQLEEARLSAEARVQEAQAKAAQILEEAQQAVRAMEAEYRARTAEAVARIEQEARARAEAEAQAIEEAARARVAEAVGVVLREVLP, encoded by the coding sequence GTGGCTGGTTTAGGACTCATCAAGAGCCTGGCGGAGCGTGAGCGGGCGCTGGCCAAGCAGCTCGAGGAGGCTAGGCTATCCGCCGAGGCCAGGGTTCAGGAGGCCCAGGCCAAGGCCGCCCAAATTCTGGAAGAGGCCCAGCAAGCGGTGCGGGCGATGGAAGCGGAGTACCGGGCCCGCACGGCCGAGGCGGTGGCCCGCATTGAGCAGGAAGCCCGGGCCCGGGCCGAGGCCGAGGCGCAGGCCATTGAGGAGGCTGCGCGGGCCCGGGTGGCCGAGGCGGTAGGGGTGGTCCTGCGGGAGGTTCTGCCTTGA